A window from Acetobacter ascendens encodes these proteins:
- a CDS encoding DNA/RNA non-specific endonuclease, with the protein MRRLALIFLCVFYAGSLHAEEDNCNDFGANSHLPKIINSKLSPGTQLLCNKGYAALASSISHGPLWSAEHLWSDDVEAAERLKRAGHFYADTRFAGSADLQDYYNSIYDRGHMAPSGDQPTEASQAETYALSNVVPQTASLNEGIWSRVERRVRDMADDEGELYVVTGPAFHLRPIQTMGHDRVYVPSSTWKAVYSPSKNKASAYVCKNAQQHPHCTQVTVATLIRNVGIDPFPGVSAQIKAQAWKLPAP; encoded by the coding sequence ATGAGACGACTAGCCTTGATATTTCTCTGCGTCTTTTACGCAGGCTCCCTTCATGCAGAAGAAGATAACTGCAACGATTTTGGGGCGAATAGCCATTTACCAAAGATTATAAATTCCAAGCTAAGCCCAGGCACTCAATTATTGTGCAACAAAGGCTATGCGGCCTTAGCTTCCTCTATTTCGCATGGCCCTCTCTGGTCTGCCGAACATCTCTGGTCGGATGATGTGGAGGCAGCAGAAAGGCTAAAAAGGGCAGGCCATTTTTATGCAGACACTCGGTTTGCGGGCAGCGCGGATTTACAGGACTATTATAACTCCATTTATGATCGTGGACATATGGCACCGAGTGGTGACCAACCTACAGAAGCATCCCAGGCAGAGACTTACGCACTCTCAAATGTGGTGCCTCAGACAGCCAGTCTGAATGAAGGCATCTGGTCACGTGTGGAACGACGTGTGCGTGATATGGCAGATGATGAAGGAGAGCTGTATGTGGTGACAGGCCCTGCTTTTCACTTGCGCCCTATTCAGACTATGGGGCATGACCGCGTGTACGTGCCGTCCTCAACGTGGAAAGCAGTCTATTCTCCCAGCAAGAACAAAGCATCTGCATATGTGTGTAAAAACGCGCAACAGCATCCACACTGCACGCAGGTTACAGTAGCAACGCTCATACGGAATGTCGGGATTGACCCGTTTCCAGGAGTGTCAGCGCAGATTAAGGCGCAAGCATGGAAGTTGCCCGCACCTTAA
- a CDS encoding IS5 family transposase yields the protein MKQPGFFDVEERLARLSGLGDQLEAFSRTVDFEVFRPDLELALAYSDGSKGGRPPFDPVLMFKILVIQTLNNLSDERTEYLINDRLSFMRFLGLGLSDRVPDAKTVWLCQKRLTQAGAIERLFDRFDATLRNAGYLPMSGQILDATLVAAPKQRNTNAEKADLRAGRIPEDWQDKPAKRSHKDRHARWTLKFTKAKRQDDGTIPSSDLAIPFFGYKSHVSIDRKFRFIRKWKTTDAAASDGARLREGLLDKTNTASSVWADTAYRSKANEDFMDKEGFVSKVHRKKPHLKPMPRHIQKSNAGKSVIRSRVEHVFADQKSQTGLFIRTVGITRATMRIGLANIVYNMRRFLFLERLNASA from the coding sequence ATGAAGCAGCCTGGTTTCTTTGATGTTGAAGAGCGCCTTGCTCGGCTGAGCGGGCTTGGCGATCAGCTGGAGGCCTTTTCCCGGACTGTGGATTTTGAGGTGTTCCGCCCTGATCTGGAGCTGGCTCTGGCCTATTCAGACGGAAGTAAAGGCGGACGTCCGCCGTTTGATCCGGTGCTGATGTTCAAAATTCTGGTCATCCAGACGTTGAACAATTTGTCTGATGAACGGACAGAGTATCTGATCAACGACCGCCTGTCGTTCATGCGCTTTCTGGGATTGGGGCTGTCGGACCGCGTGCCGGATGCCAAAACGGTCTGGCTGTGTCAAAAGCGTTTGACGCAGGCGGGTGCCATTGAAAGGCTGTTTGACCGATTTGACGCGACCCTGCGGAACGCCGGTTATCTCCCGATGTCCGGCCAGATCCTGGATGCAACACTGGTGGCTGCTCCAAAGCAGCGCAATACGAACGCTGAGAAAGCGGATCTCCGGGCAGGACGTATTCCAGAAGACTGGCAGGACAAGCCCGCAAAGAGGTCGCACAAGGATCGTCATGCACGATGGACACTTAAGTTCACGAAGGCGAAGCGGCAGGACGATGGAACCATACCGTCGAGCGATCTCGCCATCCCGTTCTTTGGCTACAAATCCCACGTCTCCATCGACCGGAAGTTTCGGTTCATCCGAAAATGGAAGACGACGGATGCCGCCGCCAGTGATGGTGCGCGATTGAGAGAGGGGCTGTTAGATAAAACCAATACGGCCTCAAGCGTTTGGGCTGATACAGCCTATCGCTCAAAAGCCAATGAGGACTTCATGGACAAAGAGGGTTTTGTCTCAAAGGTTCACAGAAAAAAGCCGCATCTCAAGCCTATGCCCCGACATATCCAGAAATCGAATGCTGGAAAGTCCGTGATCCGATCACGCGTCGAGCACGTCTTTGCCGACCAGAAATCACAGACGGGGTTATTCATCCGAACTGTCGGTATCACCCGGGCCACCATGAGGATCGGGCTGGCCAATATCGTCTACAACATGCGCCGCTTCCTCTTCCTCGAAAGGTTGAACGCGAGCGCGTAG